GATGATGCCTATTCTATTTGGCTTTCTGAAATCATTTTACAGCAAACCCGTATAGATCAGGGATTGCCTTATTACCTGAAGTTTAAAGCTATGTACCCTACGGTGAAAGATTTAGCAGACTCCTCTTTGGATGAAGTCATGCGCCTTTGGGAAGGATTGGGGTATTATGCCCGTGCGAGAAACATGCACCAAACCGCCAAATACATAGCAAACGAATTGCAGGGAAAATTTCCCGATACCTATTCGGACATAAGGCAGTTAAAAGGCATTGGTGATTATACCGCCGCCGCTATTGCTTCTTTTGCGTTTGGCTTGCCCTATGCCGTAGTTGACGGCAATGTTTACCGGCTTTTGTCCCGTTGTTTCGGCATCTTTACTCCCATAGATTCAACGCAGGGCAAAAAACAGTTTTTGGCATTGGCGCAACAACTGATGAGCGAAACTGAGCCTGCATCTTTTAACCAGGCCATCATGGATTTTGGGTCCGTTCAATGCAAACCGGTTAAACCCGATTGCGGTTTTTGCCCGATGCAAACGATTTGTGTGGCTTATCGCGACAATACCGTTTCCCAGTTGCCGGTCAAACAAAAAAAACTCACCCGTAAAACCCGATATTTTACTTATTTCATGCTGCAAACACCAAAAGGAGGCCGGTTATTGAGAAAAAGAACCGCTAAAGATATTTGGGAAAACCTGTACGAATTTTTGTTGGTTGAAACTGATCTGGAACCTGATGCAGGCATTTTACAATCACATTTTCGGGAAAATCAGATT
This is a stretch of genomic DNA from Sphingobacteriales bacterium. It encodes these proteins:
- the mutY gene encoding A/G-specific adenine glycosylase, whose protein sequence is MFTQKLLKWWHHHQRPLPWKQTDDAYSIWLSEIILQQTRIDQGLPYYLKFKAMYPTVKDLADSSLDEVMRLWEGLGYYARARNMHQTAKYIANELQGKFPDTYSDIRQLKGIGDYTAAAIASFAFGLPYAVVDGNVYRLLSRCFGIFTPIDSTQGKKQFLALAQQLMSETEPASFNQAIMDFGSVQCKPVKPDCGFCPMQTICVAYRDNTVSQLPVKQKKLTRKTRYFTYFMLQTPKGGRLLRKRTAKDIWENLYEFLLVETDLEPDAGILQSHFRENQISCIYLTEKSLYNSRIWKQQLTHQTIVARFLETSISDPEIWLRQGFVEVEAENIGNYAFPKIINNYLQHRPI